From a region of the Daphnia pulicaria isolate SC F1-1A chromosome 1, SC_F0-13Bv2, whole genome shotgun sequence genome:
- the LOC124325909 gene encoding NADH dehydrogenase [ubiquinone] 1 alpha subcomplex assembly factor 2-like produces MSRSIWSKVFTNFVNSLRPRQAKGNLMGEDYMNNKYFEIPADPRRGKRNPSRWFEPIEKSNFEQELPAEWEAWLRGRRKEIPSTEEVLKNLGIMQMKKTNAKKVAIENPFVHEESQVNPNEHKFPVISEYELPDQVIKKK; encoded by the exons TCTTTGAGACCTCGCCAAGCAAAAGGTAACCTCATGGGCGAAGACTACATGAACaacaaatatttcgaaattccTGCAG ACCCtcgaagaggaaaaagaaacccaTCACGTTGGTTTGAACCCATTGAAAAGAGCAACTTTGAACAAGAGTTACCAGCTGAGTGGGAAG cTTGGCTTagaggaagaaggaaagaGATTCCAAGCACTGAAGAAGTCTTGAAGAATTTGGGAATCATGCAGATGAAGAAaactaatgccaaaaaagTAGCTATAGAAAACCCATTTGTCCATGAAGAAAGTCAAGTTAATCCAAATGAACACAAGTTTCCTGTCATCTCCGAGTATGAACTACCAGATCAGgtaataaagaagaaatag